In Saccharothrix violaceirubra, the following are encoded in one genomic region:
- a CDS encoding SAM-dependent methyltransferase, which yields MGDVTGGVGLTALGAAAARAVETSRPDRLAEDPFAAAFVEASPIPVPFPVRWPEDGEELTDRQRVLLSGANYVGLRTRFFDDVVHGARQVVLPAAGLDTRAFRLDWPADAHVYELDLAGVLAFKDAVLTVAPAATRTTVAADLATDDWAAALLGTGFAAATPTTWIVEGLLQYLSADAEVAFLAAVDGLSAPGSTLAVERSVALSAEALRAGGARAGVDLSKIAHAGARPDLAAWLADHGWTTEDHPVGEVAARYGRPLLHPRLAAGSAAPSPAGFTVATKR from the coding sequence ATGGGAGACGTGACCGGGGGAGTGGGCCTGACCGCGTTGGGCGCGGCGGCGGCGCGCGCCGTGGAGACCAGCCGCCCCGACCGCCTGGCCGAGGACCCGTTCGCCGCCGCGTTCGTCGAGGCGTCCCCGATCCCGGTGCCGTTCCCCGTGCGCTGGCCCGAAGACGGCGAGGAACTGACCGATCGGCAGCGCGTGCTGCTGTCGGGCGCCAACTACGTCGGGCTGCGCACACGCTTCTTCGACGACGTCGTCCACGGTGCCCGCCAGGTGGTGCTGCCGGCGGCGGGACTGGACACCCGGGCGTTCCGCCTGGACTGGCCGGCGGACGCCCACGTGTACGAGCTGGACCTGGCGGGCGTGCTCGCGTTCAAGGACGCGGTCCTCACCGTCGCACCGGCCGCGACCAGGACGACCGTGGCCGCCGACCTGGCGACCGACGACTGGGCGGCGGCGCTGCTCGGCACCGGGTTCGCCGCCGCGACCCCCACGACCTGGATCGTCGAGGGGCTCCTGCAGTACCTGTCCGCCGACGCCGAGGTCGCCTTCCTCGCCGCGGTGGACGGCCTGTCGGCGCCGGGCAGCACGCTGGCTGTGGAACGGTCGGTCGCACTGTCCGCCGAAGCCCTGCGCGCGGGCGGCGCGAGAGCGGGCGTGGACCTTTCGAAGATCGCGCACGCCGGTGCCCGACCGGACCTCGCCGCCTGGCTGGCCGACCACGGCTGGACCACCGAGGACCACCCGGTGGGCGAGGTGGCCGCCCGCTACGGCCGTCCCCTGCTGCACCCCCGCCTCGCCGCGGGCTCGGCGGCACCGTCACCCGCGGGCTTCACCGTCGCCACGAAGCGCTGA
- a CDS encoding pyridoxamine 5'-phosphate oxidase family protein has protein sequence MGKIYERIDGRLKAFVEAQPVFFTATAPLAADGHVNVSPKGRSGTWRVLDERRVAYLDFGGSHAETISHLRENGRITLMWCAFDGPPTIVRVHGTGVPVFRDSPGFAELAAGFGEADGPGVRAVVVVTAKLISDTCGFAVPFMDYREERTLHADFFGRKSDEEFRGYCESKEHNQHSIDGLPAVPLPLPPR, from the coding sequence ATGGGAAAGATCTACGAGCGGATCGACGGTCGACTCAAGGCGTTCGTCGAAGCGCAACCGGTGTTCTTCACCGCGACGGCACCGCTCGCCGCCGACGGGCACGTGAACGTCTCGCCCAAGGGCCGGTCGGGCACGTGGCGGGTGCTCGACGAGCGGCGGGTCGCCTACCTGGACTTCGGTGGCAGCCACGCGGAGACGATCTCCCACCTGCGCGAGAACGGCCGGATCACGCTGATGTGGTGCGCGTTCGACGGTCCGCCCACCATCGTGCGGGTGCACGGGACCGGCGTGCCGGTGTTCCGCGACTCGCCGGGGTTCGCGGAACTCGCGGCCGGGTTCGGCGAGGCCGACGGTCCGGGCGTGCGGGCCGTGGTGGTGGTGACGGCCAAGCTGATCAGCGACACGTGCGGATTCGCCGTGCCGTTCATGGACTACCGCGAGGAGCGGACGCTGCACGCCGACTTCTTCGGCCGCAAGTCCGACGAGGAGTTCCGCGGCTACTGCGAGAGCAAGGAGCACAACCAGCACAGCATCGACGGCCTGCCCGCGGTGCCGCTGCCCCTGCCGCCGCGCTGA
- a CDS encoding MFS transporter, with translation MDRRRFRQGGREWLVLWWVFFVNGAVLSSWAPRIPAVAASLDLSDRGLGIALFGIAAGSVPALLVTGRLIRRRRATTLCLSGFAFAAGLPLIAAADSLVTLTVVLVLLGAAGGTLDIAMNTAAVRWERTIAPRRVLSRLHGGYSTGVLVGAGGATLAADVPVGLHFTVVAGVLVVVLAVVVPRLPAETPADAPTRTRRAARPAVLVLAVGALFLEGVVTDWSALLAARDLGAGPTAGAAVVTTFTVAMALSRTLTAGTRTAAVAGVLLAVVAVPAALVLAHPAVFLAAAACVGAGLGPLFPAAVGASGDIATVTAVGYCAYLAGPPVLGAAAEAVGLPVAFGVAVSVVGVVVAMAARRCLPRRHSGERAE, from the coding sequence GTGGATCGACGACGCTTCCGGCAGGGCGGCCGGGAGTGGCTCGTGCTGTGGTGGGTCTTCTTCGTCAACGGCGCGGTTCTGTCGAGTTGGGCACCGCGCATCCCCGCGGTCGCGGCGTCCCTGGACCTCTCCGATCGCGGACTGGGCATCGCCCTGTTCGGCATCGCGGCCGGTTCGGTGCCGGCGCTGCTGGTCACCGGTCGCCTGATCCGCCGCCGCCGGGCCACGACCCTGTGCCTGTCGGGATTCGCCTTCGCGGCTGGTCTGCCGTTGATCGCCGCGGCGGACTCCCTGGTCACGCTGACCGTGGTCCTGGTGCTGCTGGGTGCGGCCGGCGGGACTCTCGACATCGCCATGAACACGGCGGCCGTCCGGTGGGAACGGACGATCGCCCCGCGCCGGGTCCTGTCCCGGCTCCACGGCGGCTACAGCACCGGTGTCCTGGTCGGCGCGGGCGGCGCGACCCTGGCCGCCGACGTGCCGGTGGGGCTCCACTTCACGGTGGTGGCCGGCGTGCTGGTGGTCGTGCTGGCCGTCGTCGTCCCGCGCCTGCCCGCCGAGACGCCCGCGGACGCACCGACCCGGACCCGGCGTGCGGCCCGCCCGGCGGTCCTGGTCCTGGCCGTGGGCGCGTTGTTCCTGGAAGGCGTCGTCACGGACTGGTCGGCACTGTTGGCGGCCCGGGACCTGGGCGCCGGACCGACGGCGGGCGCGGCGGTGGTCACCACGTTCACCGTCGCCATGGCGCTTTCCCGGACCCTGACCGCCGGCACCCGGACCGCGGCGGTCGCCGGGGTCCTGCTCGCGGTCGTCGCGGTGCCCGCCGCGCTCGTCCTCGCCCACCCGGCCGTGTTCCTGGCCGCCGCGGCCTGCGTCGGCGCGGGCCTCGGACCGCTGTTCCCGGCGGCGGTCGGCGCGTCCGGCGACATCGCGACGGTCACCGCCGTCGGCTACTGCGCCTACCTGGCCGGTCCGCCCGTGCTCGGTGCCGCCGCCGAGGCCGTCGGCCTGCCGGTCGCCTTCGGGGTCGCCGTGTCGGTCGTGGGCGTGGTCGTCGCGATGGCCGCCCGCCGGTGCCTTCCCCGCCGCCATTCCGGTGAACGGGCGGAGTAG
- a CDS encoding tyrosine-type recombinase/integrase, translating into MIVEPVQPSDPRPGEVVASPAVGESELRALERLLHDWLSGYSSAATRRSYGDALGLDRRWVEAIGGLPGPRAARSTPPTRPGRYRDWAWLRWCDRNGVHPLRADSAAVKRWQLELGAEGAPKSTRAHRLSAVGAMYAYLAEHGAVTVDPTRFDRSRLGLGSHRDTSPTVVLTAAEVDLLLRTAATPRRGVHAVMRYRAVAIVALLTLGVRIGELAALRRSDVHTTRGRRALRVTGKGDKIRIVYLSSLAAGALDDYLAERDRWSAAAVPTLPGRVRGQLSPLVATRDGGPVDPRDMWSLLRRLARGAGPGLADVADRLGPHVLRHFYVTTAAEAGAEMTHVQADVGHSSVDTTNRVYNQAARAPERSAVDVVERVLLQARNAGREPGELDRLKAEIARLSTAEETTESLRTALRALLDTQDG; encoded by the coding sequence GTGATCGTCGAACCGGTGCAGCCGTCCGATCCGCGGCCGGGGGAGGTCGTGGCTTCCCCGGCCGTCGGGGAGTCGGAACTGCGCGCGTTGGAACGGCTGCTGCACGACTGGCTGTCCGGCTATTCCTCGGCCGCGACCCGACGCTCGTACGGCGACGCCCTCGGCCTGGACCGGCGGTGGGTCGAGGCCATCGGCGGACTGCCCGGACCGCGTGCGGCCAGGTCGACGCCGCCCACCCGGCCGGGACGGTACCGGGACTGGGCCTGGCTGCGGTGGTGCGACCGCAACGGCGTGCACCCGTTGCGCGCCGACAGCGCCGCCGTCAAGCGGTGGCAGTTGGAGTTGGGTGCCGAAGGCGCACCCAAGTCGACGCGGGCGCACCGGTTGTCCGCCGTGGGCGCCATGTACGCGTACCTGGCCGAACACGGTGCCGTCACCGTCGACCCGACCCGGTTCGACCGGTCGCGGCTCGGGTTGGGGTCGCACCGCGACACCTCCCCCACCGTCGTCCTCACGGCCGCCGAAGTCGACCTGCTGCTGCGCACGGCCGCGACGCCGCGGCGTGGCGTGCACGCGGTCATGCGCTACCGGGCGGTGGCGATCGTCGCCCTCCTGACCCTGGGTGTGCGCATCGGCGAGCTGGCCGCGCTGCGGCGCAGCGACGTGCACACCACCCGGGGCCGGCGGGCGCTGCGGGTGACGGGCAAGGGCGACAAGATCCGCATCGTCTACCTGTCGTCGCTCGCCGCCGGCGCACTGGACGACTACCTCGCCGAACGCGACCGGTGGAGCGCGGCGGCCGTGCCCACGCTGCCCGGACGCGTCCGCGGGCAGCTCTCCCCGCTCGTCGCCACCCGCGACGGCGGACCGGTCGACCCGCGTGACATGTGGTCGTTGCTGCGCCGCCTGGCCCGCGGCGCCGGTCCGGGGCTGGCCGACGTCGCCGACCGGCTCGGCCCGCACGTCCTGCGCCACTTCTACGTCACGACCGCCGCCGAGGCCGGCGCGGAGATGACCCACGTGCAGGCCGATGTGGGCCACTCGTCGGTCGACACCACCAACCGCGTCTACAACCAGGCCGCCCGAGCGCCCGAGCGCTCCGCCGTGGACGTCGTCGAACGGGTCCTGCTCCAAGCGCGCAACGCCGGGCGGGAACCGGGTGAACTCGATCGGCTCAAGGCCGAGATCGCCCGGTTGAGCACCGCCGAGGAGACGACCGAGTCCCTGCGCACGGCGTTGCGCGCGCTGCTGGACACCCAGGACGGGTAA
- a CDS encoding Rid family hydrolase: protein MFMAGQLGRDEHLNAVEDKEAQFAQAFENVGKVLGAAGVAFDDVVDMVTYHTDMRDLPLFIEVKDRHFTNPHRLPAWTALGVGALAMPGLLAEVKCTALPPG, encoded by the coding sequence TTGTTCATGGCCGGCCAACTGGGGCGGGACGAACACCTGAACGCGGTCGAGGACAAGGAAGCGCAGTTCGCCCAGGCGTTCGAGAACGTCGGGAAAGTGCTCGGCGCGGCCGGGGTCGCGTTCGACGATGTGGTGGACATGGTCACGTACCACACGGACATGCGCGACCTGCCGCTTTTCATCGAAGTGAAGGACCGGCATTTCACGAATCCCCACCGGTTGCCGGCCTGGACCGCGCTCGGCGTGGGCGCCCTGGCCATGCCGGGATTGTTGGCCGAGGTCAAGTGCACGGCGCTGCCGCCTGGTTGA
- a CDS encoding amidase, with the protein MSFQTAEEMTAALCAGEVTSADLTDEAIARIERDDKAINAICVPDFDRARAAARAADRARARGEVRPLLGVPVTVKESYDMAGLPTTWGMPEHRDFVPAEDAVQVSRLKAAGAVVLGKTNVPLGLQDIQSFNEIHGTTNNPWDHERTAGGSSGGSAAALASGFGALSIGSDLGGSLRTPAHFCGVYAHKPTLGLAAHRGMVAPTEPASPTDPDLAVVGPMARTARDLALLFDVMAGPDPLTLGKAYDVTLPPARHERLRDFRVLVLDDHPFIPTGSAVRAGVNRVADALADGGARVERHSPLLPDLTEAAILYAQLLVSGSVARFPLDEEQVRTRVAGLDVDDRSLDAARLRGMVFSHRDWLEVNARRELHRRGWRRFFAEFDAVVCPITPTPAFPHDHDPDPLARRIDVDGVEYPYFDQLVWAGLATMPGLPATAVPADRSPEGLPVGVQLIGPMFEDRTPLRLAELLERAIGGFRAPR; encoded by the coding sequence ATGAGTTTTCAGACGGCCGAAGAGATGACCGCCGCGCTGTGCGCGGGCGAGGTGACCTCGGCGGACCTGACCGACGAGGCGATCGCCCGTATCGAACGCGACGACAAGGCGATCAACGCGATCTGCGTGCCGGACTTCGACCGTGCGCGAGCCGCCGCGCGCGCCGCGGACCGGGCACGCGCCCGTGGCGAGGTCCGGCCACTGCTCGGTGTTCCGGTCACGGTCAAGGAGTCCTACGACATGGCCGGGCTGCCCACGACGTGGGGCATGCCGGAACACCGGGACTTCGTGCCGGCCGAGGACGCGGTGCAGGTGTCGCGGCTCAAGGCCGCCGGTGCGGTGGTGCTCGGCAAGACCAACGTGCCCTTGGGGCTGCAGGACATCCAAAGCTTCAACGAGATCCACGGCACGACCAACAACCCGTGGGATCACGAGCGCACGGCGGGTGGGTCGTCCGGCGGATCGGCGGCGGCCCTGGCGTCCGGGTTCGGCGCGCTGTCCATCGGCTCCGACCTCGGTGGTTCGCTGCGCACCCCCGCGCACTTCTGCGGCGTCTACGCGCACAAGCCGACCCTCGGACTGGCGGCGCACCGCGGCATGGTCGCGCCGACCGAGCCGGCATCGCCGACCGATCCCGATCTCGCCGTCGTCGGACCGATGGCGCGCACCGCCCGTGACCTCGCGCTCCTGTTCGACGTCATGGCCGGGCCGGACCCGTTGACGCTCGGCAAGGCGTACGACGTGACGCTGCCGCCCGCACGCCACGAACGGCTGCGCGACTTCCGGGTCCTGGTGCTCGACGACCACCCGTTCATCCCCACCGGGTCGGCCGTGCGGGCGGGCGTGAACCGGGTGGCCGACGCGCTCGCCGACGGCGGCGCCCGTGTCGAGCGACACAGCCCGCTGCTGCCCGACCTGACCGAAGCCGCCATCCTCTACGCGCAGTTGCTGGTCTCGGGCTCTGTCGCCAGGTTCCCCCTCGACGAGGAGCAGGTGCGGACCCGTGTCGCCGGACTGGACGTGGACGACCGGAGCCTCGACGCGGCGCGGCTGCGCGGAATGGTGTTCAGCCACCGCGACTGGCTCGAGGTGAACGCCCGTCGTGAACTCCACCGCCGCGGCTGGCGCCGGTTCTTCGCCGAGTTCGACGCCGTGGTGTGCCCGATCACACCGACCCCCGCGTTCCCGCACGACCACGACCCCGATCCGCTTGCGCGCCGGATCGACGTCGACGGCGTCGAGTACCCGTACTTCGACCAGCTCGTCTGGGCCGGTCTGGCCACGATGCCCGGCCTGCCCGCCACCGCCGTACCCGCGGACCGGTCTCCCGAGGGCCTGCCGGTGGGGGTGCAGCTCATCGGTCCGATGTTCGAGGACCGCACCCCGTTGCGGCTGGCCGAACTGCTCGAGCGGGCGATCGGCGGTTTCCGGGCGCCGAGGTAG
- a CDS encoding ATP-grasp domain-containing protein, which produces MPDTDVELSAIGPLVAGLRLPFVTADLVLRDDGVWRVVELGDGQVGDRPRTMDAEAFIDMPIP; this is translated from the coding sequence CTGCCGGACACCGACGTCGAGCTCTCGGCCATCGGACCGCTGGTCGCCGGTCTACGCCTGCCCTTCGTCACCGCGGACCTCGTGCTGCGGGACGACGGCGTATGGCGCGTCGTCGAGTTGGGCGACGGACAGGTCGGCGATCGACCCCGCACCATGGACGCCGAGGCGTTCATCGACATGCCGATCCCCTGA
- a CDS encoding class I SAM-dependent methyltransferase, protein MTSYDVLAEVYEWLISDAKSTPPEFAAAFADVTCLLPPNAQVLDCSCGTGQLAVGLAGLGMRVVATDASEAMVRRTEELSEEFKASVRTVRADWQELPDHFDDGTFDMVFCVGNSLHHAAGARGRLAALESMSRLLRRGGRLVLTSRTWELVRARGSRLDISDRLVRRNGRDAMVVYRWEIAPHWEEEHHIEIAVAQVDAAGPVVVRSELLSCWPYRHDELEAELHRVGLRTERSTFNPEAENYLVVASKILTTGSQPLGRAARLLSADFLPSSAMPVRFRPSAHSPSRSTNPDRDTRPLAAP, encoded by the coding sequence GTGACGAGCTATGACGTGCTTGCCGAGGTGTACGAGTGGCTTATCTCGGACGCGAAGTCGACGCCCCCCGAGTTCGCCGCGGCGTTCGCCGACGTCACCTGTCTCCTTCCGCCGAACGCTCAAGTCCTCGATTGTTCGTGCGGTACCGGGCAACTCGCGGTCGGCCTCGCCGGTCTTGGCATGCGGGTTGTCGCGACTGACGCCAGCGAAGCGATGGTTCGTCGGACCGAGGAGTTGTCCGAGGAATTCAAGGCATCTGTCCGGACAGTGCGGGCGGACTGGCAGGAGTTGCCCGACCATTTCGATGACGGCACCTTCGACATGGTGTTCTGCGTGGGTAACTCGCTGCACCATGCCGCGGGTGCGAGAGGCAGACTTGCCGCCCTCGAGTCGATGTCACGGCTTCTGCGTCGTGGCGGACGCTTGGTACTCACCTCCCGCACTTGGGAACTCGTGAGGGCCAGAGGTTCCCGGCTGGACATCAGTGATCGACTCGTCCGCCGGAACGGTCGCGATGCCATGGTCGTCTACCGCTGGGAGATTGCGCCGCATTGGGAGGAGGAGCACCACATCGAGATCGCGGTCGCACAAGTCGACGCAGCCGGGCCGGTTGTCGTCCGCTCGGAACTGCTGTCTTGCTGGCCCTACCGGCACGACGAACTCGAAGCCGAGTTGCACCGGGTCGGACTCCGGACGGAAAGGAGCACGTTCAACCCGGAGGCGGAGAACTACCTGGTGGTGGCGAGCAAGATATTGACAACGGGTTCACAGCCCCTGGGCCGGGCCGCACGGTTGCTCTCAGCAGACTTCTTGCCCTCATCGGCCATGCCCGTGCGGTTTCGGCCGAGCGCCCATTCGCCGTCACGATCGACGAACCCCGACCGGGACACACGCCCCCTGGCCGCGCCGTGA
- a CDS encoding SAM-dependent methyltransferase, whose translation MERSEIFDIAHLRHPIAAPVAPRRLRELVGWLRPSDGARAVDLGCGEGEWLQELLLAHPGMTGVGIDHMLPASAAARAGERGLGDRVRWIETDAATWADGGFDVVVCVGASHAFGRLEDTLVAVRRHLRPGGQALVGDSIWEVPPSASALAALELPADAYPDLAGFVRATREHGFEPSYGHVSTVAEWDDYQFSWSGSLVDWAVREASTTEDRDQALAVAREHREAWLSGARRELGFATFVLHDVAGARD comes from the coding sequence GTGGAGCGTTCCGAGATCTTCGACATTGCCCATCTGCGCCATCCGATCGCGGCGCCCGTGGCGCCCCGGCGGTTACGCGAACTGGTCGGCTGGCTGCGACCGAGCGACGGCGCCCGCGCCGTCGACCTCGGGTGCGGAGAGGGCGAGTGGCTGCAGGAGTTGCTGCTTGCCCACCCCGGGATGACGGGCGTGGGGATAGACCACATGCTCCCGGCCTCTGCCGCCGCGCGTGCCGGCGAGCGGGGGCTGGGCGACCGTGTGCGCTGGATCGAAACGGATGCCGCCACCTGGGCCGACGGGGGCTTCGACGTGGTGGTGTGCGTCGGTGCGAGCCACGCCTTCGGCCGGCTGGAGGACACGCTGGTCGCTGTCCGGCGGCATCTGCGCCCCGGCGGCCAAGCGCTGGTCGGCGACAGCATCTGGGAGGTCCCCCCGTCGGCCTCCGCGCTGGCGGCGCTCGAGCTTCCCGCCGACGCTTATCCCGACCTCGCCGGCTTCGTGCGAGCCACTCGTGAGCACGGATTCGAGCCGTCGTACGGGCACGTAAGCACAGTGGCCGAGTGGGACGACTACCAGTTCAGTTGGTCCGGGTCGCTCGTCGACTGGGCCGTGCGGGAGGCCTCGACGACGGAGGACCGTGACCAGGCGCTTGCCGTCGCACGTGAGCATCGCGAAGCCTGGCTGAGCGGCGCGCGACGTGAACTCGGATTCGCCACCTTCGTCCTGCACGACGTCGCCGGCGCGCGCGACTGA
- a CDS encoding DUF4158 domain-containing protein: MAFVDPGRGRGPADRLGLAVALCTLPWLGFVPDKVSVAPPVAVARLAEQLKVDPEELRSYGKRAKTRTDHLRLVAQYLSWRLPTTLELKELDEFLLARAMEPEYTAPRQSTSPAATAALALGLLPGRAVKPLGPATDGSDVRVVAIDHCWSRASTWTGPADEGRLRGRVIA; this comes from the coding sequence GTGGCGTTCGTTGACCCTGGTCGCGGGCGTGGCCCGGCGGATCGTCTGGGGTTGGCGGTGGCGTTGTGCACGTTGCCGTGGTTAGGGTTCGTGCCGGACAAGGTGTCGGTGGCGCCGCCGGTCGCGGTGGCCCGTCTCGCCGAGCAGCTCAAGGTGGATCCGGAGGAACTGCGGTCCTACGGGAAGCGGGCGAAGACCCGGACGGATCACCTGCGGCTGGTTGCGCAGTACTTGTCGTGGCGGTTGCCGACGACGCTGGAGCTCAAGGAGCTCGACGAGTTCTTGCTGGCGCGGGCGATGGAGCCCGAGTACACGGCACCACGCCAATCGACGTCACCGGCCGCGACGGCGGCGCTCGCCCTGGGCCTGCTGCCGGGTCGAGCAGTCAAGCCGCTCGGCCCGGCAACGGACGGATCAGACGTCCGGGTCGTTGCGATCGATCACTGCTGGTCCCGGGCGTCGACATGGACCGGCCCCGCAGACGAGGGGCGCCTGCGGGGCCGGGTGATCGCGTAA
- a CDS encoding ASCH domain-containing protein, with amino-acid sequence MSRNGKPALLVSPNSILANALLRSIDLLRPRVLAARPKRIEFVVGTQINGAPHLGTNLVQIAAFLLAKIARREFSIDTVVRFGALDNAPHTVDLDPETHHAYQQTYFHALGKDQIGELIEGYYQAFFRSLSEATDTEYAVETYTDQQATPGFRAEFLRTLERLEDIRWWMAPSHGLVHIRVPCPDCGWAEKRAERTKLAHLDEDGATFTAVCMDHGGYEVHIDPEDDVPYLDLATLYRNLVKERAFGRDTDVLHVMLKGGDWTFGCQLVDGALGALGTPAAQMPIRVFTPQVLAPTGAKLSKSLLREQGRAALPPDVEPWMLDTTAWPGTVDDYVDALVWLVGELLKDPKHFFRSFTVKELGRLMIQRPTEPGVRAHEMGIYKRYFDLIATGRKTTEIRVNDSSRRNIKPGSLIRFNCQGDNVLTRVTKVNRYTSFEEMFDREPVASVNPTATREDQLANIRQIYPPEREALGVVAIGIELVEPPRPA; translated from the coding sequence TTGTCGCGCAACGGAAAACCCGCGCTGCTCGTCTCTCCGAACAGCATCCTGGCCAACGCGCTGCTGCGCTCGATCGACCTGCTGCGGCCCCGTGTGCTCGCCGCGCGCCCGAAGCGGATCGAGTTCGTCGTCGGCACGCAGATCAACGGTGCCCCTCACCTGGGCACGAACCTGGTGCAGATCGCGGCGTTCCTGCTCGCGAAGATCGCGCGCCGAGAGTTCTCGATCGACACCGTGGTGCGGTTCGGCGCGCTGGACAACGCCCCGCACACCGTCGACCTGGACCCGGAAACCCACCACGCCTACCAGCAGACCTACTTCCACGCCCTGGGCAAGGACCAGATCGGCGAGCTGATCGAGGGCTACTACCAGGCGTTCTTCCGCTCGCTATCGGAGGCGACGGACACCGAGTACGCGGTGGAGACCTACACCGACCAGCAGGCCACCCCGGGTTTCCGGGCGGAGTTCCTGCGCACCCTGGAACGGCTGGAGGACATCCGCTGGTGGATGGCGCCCAGCCACGGTCTGGTGCACATCCGGGTGCCGTGCCCGGACTGCGGATGGGCGGAAAAACGCGCCGAGCGCACCAAGCTCGCGCACCTCGACGAGGACGGTGCCACCTTCACCGCGGTGTGCATGGACCACGGCGGCTACGAGGTGCACATCGACCCCGAGGACGACGTGCCCTACCTGGATCTCGCGACGCTGTACCGCAACTTGGTGAAGGAACGCGCGTTCGGCCGTGACACCGACGTGCTGCACGTCATGCTCAAGGGCGGCGACTGGACGTTCGGCTGCCAGCTCGTCGACGGCGCACTCGGTGCGCTGGGCACGCCGGCCGCGCAGATGCCGATTCGGGTGTTCACCCCGCAGGTGCTCGCACCGACCGGCGCGAAGCTGTCGAAATCGCTGCTGCGCGAACAGGGCCGCGCCGCGCTCCCGCCCGACGTCGAGCCATGGATGCTCGACACCACAGCCTGGCCCGGCACCGTCGACGACTACGTTGACGCACTCGTGTGGCTGGTCGGCGAACTTCTCAAGGACCCCAAGCACTTCTTCCGCTCGTTCACCGTCAAGGAACTCGGCCGACTCATGATCCAGCGACCCACCGAACCCGGCGTCCGTGCCCACGAGATGGGCATATACAAGCGCTACTTCGATCTCATCGCCACCGGCCGGAAAACCACTGAGATCCGCGTCAACGACTCCAGCCGCCGCAACATCAAGCCCGGCTCACTGATCCGCTTCAACTGCCAGGGCGACAACGTCCTGACCCGCGTCACCAAGGTCAACCGCTACACCAGCTTCGAAGAGATGTTCGACCGCGAACCCGTCGCCTCGGTCAACCCCACCGCCACCCGAGAGGACCAGCTCGCCAACATCCGCCAGATCTACCCACCCGAACGCGAAGCACTCGGCGTCGTGGCGATCGGCATCGAACTGGTCGAGCCGCCCCGGCCAGCCTGA
- a CDS encoding AAA family ATPase encodes MTSINPDLSTALAAAAGGPPRRYVITGGPSSGKDDLITAVHNAGIPCMVDEPGREIYRKHRERLGRHLRKEDRREYSLEVLEAFVAEYTAHVHGVRFYNRGIPDGYGWEGFFGLKPTTELEEATARYRYDAIFLLDPLDTFEDPDDIVWAKEREIRRVHELVVQGYYDAGYEPVFVAADSASARLDFICANLRLPKPSRGA; translated from the coding sequence GTGACCAGCATCAACCCCGACCTGTCCACAGCGCTCGCCGCCGCCGCGGGCGGGCCGCCGCGCCGCTACGTCATCACCGGCGGCCCCTCCTCGGGCAAGGACGACCTGATCACGGCGGTGCACAACGCCGGGATCCCCTGCATGGTCGACGAGCCCGGCCGCGAGATCTACCGCAAGCACCGTGAACGTCTCGGACGCCACCTGCGCAAGGAAGATCGGCGCGAGTACTCGCTGGAGGTGCTGGAGGCGTTCGTCGCCGAGTACACCGCGCACGTGCACGGCGTGCGGTTCTACAACCGGGGCATCCCGGACGGCTACGGCTGGGAGGGCTTCTTCGGCCTCAAGCCGACCACCGAGCTCGAGGAGGCGACGGCGCGCTACCGCTACGACGCGATCTTCCTGCTGGATCCGCTGGACACCTTCGAGGACCCGGACGACATCGTGTGGGCGAAGGAGCGCGAGATCCGCCGGGTGCACGAGCTGGTGGTGCAGGGCTACTACGACGCCGGCTACGAGCCGGTGTTCGTCGCTGCCGACTCCGCGTCGGCGCGGCTGGACTTCATCTGCGCCAACCTGCGTCTGCCCAAACCCAGCCGAGGAGCGTGA